A genomic stretch from Ficedula albicollis isolate OC2 unplaced genomic scaffold, FicAlb1.5 N00708, whole genome shotgun sequence includes:
- the LOC101817969 gene encoding protocadherin gamma-B5-like: MAVRRRQRLGPGGGRALLGAVLLCVWWRAAAERLRYAIPEELGRGSLVGPLARDLGLSADELPARKLQVASAGKKQLNYFSVNEENGNLYVNERLDREEMCGDSATCSVSFEVLVHNPLNIFHVEVEIQDVNDNVPRFLRDKFQLEINELTSPGARFYLGVAEDPDVGSNSLQGYELEANGYFAVEVRESQDGSKSAELVLRHSLDRESEPSLQLMLTAVDGGDPPRTGTAQLWINVTDANDNPPVFAQDRFRVSLREDAVPGSTVLNVSASDADAGTNAHITYGFGKMPGKVLQKFTVDAQRGTITLQEALDFEDTRSFSLAVEATDGGGSVAHCKVEVEVLDVNDNPPEITVLSLSSPVPEDAPVGTVVALLNVDDPDSGENGQVSCELSGEAPLSIVASPGGSYKVVTASALDREQASEHRVTVVARDRGRPALWSSTELVLEVSDVNDNAPVFEEAAYSAYVAENNAAGALVVRVQARDADAGANGRVSYWLAGGSAGAAGAAPLVSVEARSGALYAQRSLDYEQCREFWVAVRAQDGGAPARSSTATVRVFVLDRNDNAPRVLWPAAGAGEA, from the exons ATGGCGGTGAGGCGGCGGCAGAGGCTCGGGCCGGGCGGCGGGCGAGCGCTGCTGGGCGCGGTGCTGCTGTGCGTGTGGTGGCGGGCGGCGGCCGAGCGGCTCCGCTACGCCATCCCcgaggagctgggcagaggctCGCTCGTGGGGCCGCTGGCGCGGGACCTGGGGCTCAGCGCGGACGAGCTGCCGGCGCGCAAGCTGCAGGTGGCGTCTGCCGGCAAGAAGCAGCTGAACTACTTCAGTGTGAATGAGGAGAACGGGAACCTGTACGTGAACGAGAGGCTGGACCGGGAGGAGATGTGCGGCGATTCGGCGACCTGTTCTGTCAGCTTCGAGGTGCTGGTGCACAACCCACTGAACATTTTCCACGTTGAAGTGGAGATCCAGGACGTGAATGATAATGTGCCGCGCTTTCTGCGAGACAAATTTCAGCTGGAGATCAACGAGTTGACTTCTCCCGGCGCCCGGTTTTATTTGGGCGTGGCAGAGGATCCGGACGTGGGCAGTAACTCGCTGCAGGGGTATGAGCTGGAGGCCAACGGGTACTTCGCTGTGGAGGTAAGGGAGAGCCAAGACGGCAGCAAATCTGCGGAGCTGGTCTTGCGCCACTCATTGGATCGGGAGAGCGAGCCGAGCCTGCAGCTGATGCTGACTGCGGTGGATGGCGGAGACCCGCCCCGAACTGGCACCGCCCAGCTGTGGATCAACGTCACCGACGCCAATGACAACCCACCCGTGTTCGCGCAGGACCGGTTCCGCGTCAGCCTGCGAGAGGACGCTGTCCCGGGATCGACGGTGCTGAACGTCTCTGCCTCCGATGCCGACGCCGGCACCAACGCCCACATCACCTACGGCTTCGGGAAAATGCCGGGCAAGGTGCTTCAGAAGTTCACGGTGGATGCTCAGAGAGGGACGATAACACTGCAGGAGGCACTGGACTTCGAAGACACGCGGTCGTTCAGCCTGGCTGTGGAG GCGACAGATGGCGGTGGTTCGGTTGCGCACTGcaaggtggaggtggaggtgctGGACGTGAATGACAATCCGCCCGAGATAACAGTTTTATCACTCTCGAGTCCGGTGCCCGAGGACGCGCCGGTAGGCACCGTGGTGGCTCTGCTTAACGTGGACGACCCAGACTCCGGCGAGAACGGTCAGGTGTCGTGCGAGCTGTCAGGCGAGGCGCCGCTGTCGATCGTGGCGTCGCCGGGCGGCTCGTACAAGGTGGTGACGGCGAGCGCGCTGGACCGCGAGCAGGCGTCCGAACACCGCGTGACGGTGGTGGCCCGGGACCGGGGCAGGCCGGCGCTGTGGAGCAGCAcggagctggtgctggaggtgtCGGACGTGAACGACAACGCGCCGGTGTTCGAGGAGGCGGCGTACAGCGCGTACGTGGCGGAGAACAACGCGGCGGGCGCGCTGGTGGTGCGCGTGCAGGCGCGGGACGCGGACGCGGGCGCCAACGGGCGCGTGAGCTACTGGCTGGCGGGCGGCAGCGCGGGCGCGGCGGGCGCGGCGCCGCTGGTGTCGGTGGAGGCGCGGAGCGGCGCGCTGTACGCGCAGCGCTCCTTGGACTACGAGCAGTGCCGCGAGTTCTGGGTGGCGGTGCGGGCGCAGGACGGCGGCGCGCCGGCGCGCAGCTCCACGGCCACGGTGCGCGTCTTCGTGCTGGACCGCAACGACAACGCGCCGCGGGTGCTGTGGCCGGCGGCGGGCGCGGGAGAGGCc
- the LOC101818162 gene encoding protocadherin gamma-A10 yields MLLAAWEAAWGQLRYSVPEEMPKGSFVGDVAKDLGLQLSALSDRGFRLIERGRTQYFSLQGKSGRLVTAERIDREQLCERVQQCVLRCELIVEGEMKFYEIEVEITDINDNAPRFREAEIELKMSEMTDPGARFPLPDAHDGDWGRNSLQSYELSGDEHFSLAVQTGPGGDQRPELVLAKALDREEAAFHELVLRAMDGGDPARTGTARIRVKVLDANDNAPVFSQAEYTVRVPEDVPVGSVLVTVTAADADEGVNGQVKYSFKKITEKAAQIFQLESDTGAISLLQSLDFEGDHSYELEVQAHDGGGLFDTAQLTIIVTDVNDNAPEISVRSALNEISEDAPMGTVVALLHVQDRDSGPNGAVGCSLDGDIPFRLEKSFDDYYRIVTARELDRERVSEYNVTVRAADGGSPALQSSAVLALRVLDVNDNAPVFAEERYSARLAENNAAGALVLTVRATDADWGQNARVRYRLSEGRVRGAPLSSYVSVQAETGALYALRSLDYEQVRELRLWVRAEDGGAPALSSNVSVLLLVVDENDNAPQVLYPPPAALPGSGSGVAWSGVELAPRWSEAGALVAKVVAVDADAGQNAWLSYELAKATEPGLFRVGLHSGEVRTARSPLARDAARHSLVVVVKDHGRPALSATATLQVVLAESVAELLAELGSAADEAAAPGEPAVSLTRWLVLAVAAVSCLFVAFLLLLLALRLRRWRRQQLLPPDSGALRGVPVSHFVGIDGVRAFLQSYSHDVSLTADSRKSQLRFSAGGSCCDTLPARPLPDEPAPLLGDEDPAGALLSDPAAPSVSCSFSICSRTLSPALLFLCHVLWLA; encoded by the exons atGCTGCTGGCGGCGTGGGAGGCGGCGTGGGGGCAGCTGCGCTACTCGGTGCCCGAGGAGATGCCCAAGGGCTCGTTCGTGGGCGACGTGGCCaaggacctggggctgcagTTGTCGGCGCTAAGCGACCGTGGCTTTCGCTTAATAGAGAGAG GTAGGACTCAATACTTCTCTCTGCAGGGGAAGTCGGGCCGTTTAGTGACGGCGGAAAGGATcgacagagagcagctgtgcgAGCGTGTGCAGCAATGCGTGCTGCGCTGTGAGCTGATAGTGGAGGGGGAAATGAAGTTTTATGAAATAGAAGTGGAAATCACAGACATTAACGATAATGCACCCAGATTCAGAGAGGCAGAAATAGAGCTGAAAATGAGTGAGATGACAGACCCTGGTGCACGGTTTCCCCTGCCCGACGCTCATGATGGGGACTGGGGTCGGAATTCCCTGCAGAGTTACGAACTAAGCGGCGACGAGCACTTCTCGCTGGCCGTGCAGACGGGCCCCGGCGGCGATCAGCGTCCCGAGCTGGTGCTGGCGAAGGCGCTGGACCGGGAGGAGGCGGCGTTTCACGAGCTGGTGCTGAGGGCGATGGACGGCGGCGATCCGGCACGGACGGGCACGGCTCGGATCCGAGTGAAGGTGCTGGACGCGAACGACAACGCGCCCGTGTTCAGCCAGGCGGAGTACACGGTGCGTGTGCCCGAGGACGTGCCCGTGGGCTCAGTCCTCGTCACTGTAACAGCGGCGGACGCTGACGAGGGGGTGAACGGGCAGGTGAAATACTCGTTTaagaaaatcacagagaaaGCAGCGCAGATATTCCAGCTGGAAAGTGACACGGGAGCGATCAGTCTGTTGCAGAGCCTGGACTTCGAGGGGGACCACTCCTACGAACTGGAGGTGCAGGCACATGATGGTGGGGGACTTTTCGACACGGCACAACTCACGATAATCGTGACAGATGTCAACGACAATGCACCCGAA ATTTCTGTGCGGTCAGCGCTAAATGAGATCTCTGAGGACGCCCCAATGGGTACAGTGGTCGCCCTGCTCCACGTGCAGGACCGTGACTCTGGACCGAACGGTGCCGTGGGCTGCTCGCTCGACGGAGATATCCCATTCCGCCTGGAGAAGTCTTTTGATGATTACTACCGAATCGTGACAGCGAGAGAGCTGGACCGAGAGCGGGTGTCGGAGTACAACGTGACGGTGCGGGCGGCCGACGGCGGGTCGCCGGCGCTGCAGAGCAGCGCGGTGCTGGCGCTGCGGGTGCTGGACGTGAACGACAACGCGCCGGTGTTCGCGGAGGAGCGCTACAGCGCGCGGCTGGCGGAGAACAACGCGGCGGGCGCGCTGGTGCTGACGGTGCGCGCGACGGACGCGGACTGGGGGCAGAACGCGCGCGTGCGGTACCGGCTGTCGGAGGGGCGGGTGCGGGGCGCGCCGCTGTCGTCGTACGTGTCGGTGCAGGCGGAGACGGGCGCGCTGTACGCGCTGCGCTCCTTGGACTACGAGCAGGTGCGCGAGCTGCGGCTGTGGGTGCGTGCGGAGGACGGCGGCGCGCCGGCGCTGAGCAGCAACGTGtcggtgctgctgctggtggtggacGAGAACGACAACGCGCCGCAGGTGCTGTACCCGCCGCCGGCCGCGCTGC cgggctcgggctcgggcgTTGCGTGGTCGGGCGTGGAGCTGGCGCCGCGCTGGTCGGAGGCGGGCGCGCTGGTGGCCAAGGTGGTGGCGGTGGACGCGGACGCGGGTCAGAACGCGTGGCTGTCGTACGAGCTGGCCAAGGCCACGGAGCCGGGGCTGTTCCGCGTGGGGCTGCACAGCGGCGAGGTGCGCACGGCGCGCTCGCCGCTGGCCCGCGACGCGGCGCGCCACAgcctggtggtggtggtgaaggACCACGGGCGGCCGGCGCTGTCGGCCACGGCCACGCTGCAAGTGGTGCTGGCCGAGAGCGTGGCCGAGCTGCTGGCCGAGCTGGGCAGCGCGGCCGACGAGGCGGCGGCGCCGGGCGAGCCGGCCGTGAGCCTGACGCGCTGGCTCGTGCTGGCCGTGGCCGCCGTGTCGTGCCTCTTCGTcgccttcctgctgctgctgctggcgctGCGCCTGCGCCGCTGGCGccgccagcagctgctgccgcCCGACAGCGGCGCCTTGCGCGGCGTGCCCGTCTCGCACTTCGTGGGCATCGACGGCGTGCGCGCCTTCCTGCAGTCCTACTCGCACGACGTGTCGCTCACGGCCGACTCGCGCAAGAGCCAGCTGCGCTTCTCGGCCGGCGGCAGCTGCTGCGACACCCTCCCGGCCCGGCCACTGCCCGACGAGCCCGCGCCGCTGCTCGGCGACGAGGATCCTGCCGGCGCCCTCCTGTCGGATCCCGCAGCTCCCTCGGTGAGTTGCTCTTTTTCGATTTGCTCTAGGACActttctcctgctcttctctttctctgccaTGTTCTCTGGCTTGCTTAG